CGTCTGTGCCCAAGGCAGAGATTTGCTTACTGCTCTTGTTTATAGGTCAGCAGTGGGTGTCTGAGGAGTAGAACAATGCTGAGTGTAAAAGCAGCGCGTTAATGTAAACATGAACACCAGACTCTAGGGTAGACATTCCTGTTCCCGCAGTAGCAACCGATCACCAAAGAATACTGATGTGTTTTGCTTACTTGTTTTCAGTTTGCTTATGAGACGCGTTTCCCGTTTATAGGCATGAGAAAACATTAGGGGAAGAGATTAACAAGACACCTGCCCACAGATACTGTTAAGGGTAAAATGAGACAGGGCCTGGCTCAGAAGGCGGTGTCTGCAGGGAGAGCGCCTAGAACGCGCTGTTTCCACACCCTTCACACCTGCACAGGCACCTATGCTGGGCatttgtctcttcattttttagTTGAGGAATAATTCATGTAAAATGAAACAGACAATTTTAAgtgtatacttttttattttaaaacatgtattcggctgtgctgagtcttcgatgcggcatgcaggatctagttccctgaccagggactgacccCGGGCCCCCTATCTTAGGAGTGgcatcctagccactggaccaccagggaagccccttactgtCCTTTAACAGTTTGTTGAGTTTTGTCCTGACACCGCGGGTGTCTGTGTGGCCTGCTGCCCTGTCCACGTAGGGGACTTTGCGTCAGATCAGAAAGCTGCCTTGGGGTCTCCGTCCTTCCCCATTCTGCGTTCTTTCAGAGTACATTAGCTTGGCTTGGTTAGAGGGCCGTGGAGATTGACTCCTACTGAATGcattcttctgtgtctggcttctctcacttagccACATTGTTGCATGTATCTAACCTCCCCCCATTTTCTAGAATGAGTTGTATGAATAACCATGGTTGGTTTGTTCATCTGGTGAGGGATTTGGGTTTTCTGGTTTGGTGGGTAAGATGAACGGAGCGCCTGTGGAGCGGCTGTGAACAGTTCTGTACGTGTTTTGTGTTCACACTCGTGCGTgtatgctcagccactcagttgtgtccgactctgcaaacccatggactgtggcccaccaggctcctctctctctgggatttcccaggcaagaatactggagtgggttgccattttcttctccaggggattgtcctgaaccaggaatcaaaccggcatctcctgcattggcaggtggattctttaccgctgagccacctgggaagcccgggtcCCATTCACCTTGAGGTGAatgcctagaagtggaatttctgagtCACAGGGCGGATGTTGGTTCAACTCGGAGAAAGTGCCAGACCACTGTCCAAAGTGGTTGCTGTGttggttactttttaaaatttatgaaagtaACTGGGGATTTGGCCTCATTGTAGAGATTCTGCTTAAGCCCGAGGCCTGGGATGCATTGACCTGTGTTTTGCAGagtcagttttcttttaaaacagtgcTAACATAAGCTCATTTGAAGATCCTCAGAATGAATGTGAATGAAAAGTGGAAAATATTACTAAGCATAATTAGGCATTACTGGTTCAGCATGTTATTCAGCATTTAAAGTTGCTGGCTACTGCATAGACATTTGAATAAAGTTACTATACGTAAAtgccatattttaaaagtcacctctgggcttccctggtgactcagtggttaaagaatccgcctgccaatgcaggagacatgggttcgatccctgatctgggaagatccctcatgccgtgCAGCagctaagcccgagcaccaccactcctgagcctgtgctctggagctggGGAGCCGCAACTGCCGAGGCCCACATGCAGTAGAGCCCTTGtcccgcaactagagaagctgCAGCAACGGCAATCCCACGCACCCCAACTGGAGAGTAcgccctgctctctgcaaccagagaaaacctgcacagcgatgaagacccagcccagcgagaaataaagacttaaaattataacataaatgcagttttcaaaaagaaagtcACCTACTTTAGTTTAAGCAGCTTGTGGTTCACGGCCGCATTTGTTACTAAAAGAGTTCCGAAGGGACTCGGTCACAGGTGCACCAGAGAACCTTGGTGTGCGGGCCAGCGCTGGCTGTGGGCAGGAGGTTGTCCAGCTCAGCGTGGAGGGCGAGCAGGGGAGCCTGACCTCAGAGCCGGCGCAGCAGAAGGGGGCACGTGTGGCCAGGAAGCGGCGAGCAGCCCCCGgttcctgggggctcagagccCGTCCCGTGGAGACCACCAGGGGAGCTTAGCCTGCCTGGTCCCCAGTTCCACCAGTGCCCCGTCGCCTCACCGCCCTCCTCGCCAGCCCTCTGGCACCTCTGTTGTCTTGGTTTCAGACGGCAGACACCAGCCGAGGGTTTGCCCAGCAGAGCGGTGTTTCGTTGGTAGGACACTGGATGCACACGGAGTGGACCGGCCCTGAGGCGCCGGGGCGGGTGCAGCGGTAGAGCCGTGCTAGGGAAGGACGCCTTGGTTGGGGGCTGCGTTCGCCAGACATCCCGTTGTTTGGAAGTTGGTCCTCTGATTCCTGTTCTCTCCTgtggtctttcttttttccagtttgttttttagTTGATCTACAGTTCTGTGTCagttgcaggtgtacagcaaagtgagtcggttattgtatgtatatgtatgcgtGCGCATGTGTgccttcttttccagattctttgccattaccATTCTTAAAAGGTGTCAAAtgcagctccctgtgctataaagcagGTCCTCGTTGCTTGTCTAGTTTCTATACGGTAGCGTGTATCTGTTCATCTCAAACTCCTATTTTCCTTGGCTCTTTTCTGTTTAGTTCTCCTTTCTGGGAGGCTTCCCACTCTCTCTCCCAATcctgtttttaagaatttaaaatcctatcatatttctatttttcagtaaGTAGGGGTCCTCAGAACGCTCCTCTTTGTCTCAAACACAGTCTCGTATTTCTTTGGTTGTCCTCCCTGTGCACTGTACCTGCTCTCAACTCCTGTTTCCCTCTGGCTTCTTTCTGGGGCTCTGTCTCTCATGAGACCTGGCTGGGGCTTCCTCCAAAGTATCTGACTGTCGGCTGTTCGCTCACATTTAAGCCCGAGACCTGCCAGGCCGCGTGGCAGGGGCCGTGCCCGTGGTCAGCCGTCCTCTGGCGGCCCTGCTCCTGGGGAAGCCTGGCAGCAGTCTGGCCTCTCTGGGGGAACGCCCCTACCTCGTGCTGTCAGCCGGCTTTTCTTCTCGGGCCAGACGAGTGCTTCCCAGAAGGCTGTGTCTCCTCGCCCACCTGCCGGTGCCCAGTGGGAGACACCCCCAGGATGCTCCTCGCGCCCCACCTGCCCCTCGCGCACTGTGCCCCCTCCCCCGGGGCCCTGGTGCACCCCTCACCTCTCACTCCGGTCTTCGCTGCAGTTCCTTGGCTGTGCCTGGTAAAACGGTGACCTGTTGAAATGCAGGTTGACTAGATTTGGTCTGGATTATCCCCAGGGCTCTTTCTCAAGGGATTTTGGCTTACAGGTTTTATTTAAAACCGGGGCTAAAGTAACAGGGGGATAAAATGGACAGGTTTATAATTTTCAGGATTCTGTCAATTTACTAGTAATGAAAACCTACAGGAGTCATGATTTCATAGTTAAAGATAGTTCTGAATGCCAGAACAAGCAACTTTTCTAATTAGATTTTATCTTTCAGATCCTGTCACATAGGACAGTATGCACCTTAAGATCCTGAAGAAAAGGCACAAGATGTTCAAGTAATGTCTAGTAATAATTTGTGAGGTAAGTGTCTCCTTAGGTATATAATCACTGTTTCCTCTCTAATTGCTCACACTAACTTGTACCCTGTTGATGGTTAATGGTCACCTCCTGTCAGTGGTTTGCTGACCACCTACTCTTAAGAGGAGAGTGTGTCCCGGAGCAAGATCCCGATTATTAGCAGGAGTTACAAGACgagggggagaaggcagtggcatcccactccagtactcttgcctggaaaatcccatggacggaggagcctggtaggctgcagtccatggggtcgcgaagagtcagacatgactgagcaacttccctttcacttttcactttcatgcattggagaaggaaatggcagcccactccagtgttcttgcctggagaatcccagggacgggggagcctggtgggctgccatctatggggtcgcacagagtcggacacgactgaagtgacttagcagcacaagACGAGGGTAGGTCTCCTGTCTACATGACTGGAAAGGTTTTGCTTGGATGGCTGTCCCTTAAACAACGGAGATCTCCAGTGTTGCTCCTGGTGTTCTGGGAAGCGAGGCTCGATTTAACACGAGGAGAAACAGGTTCAGGGCTGTAAACAAAATCCCATTAAACTAGCCATGGAAGTAGAAAACCGACAATGTGACATCTGCTTGACTATCGGTCAGCACACTGCTTTGGGGTCTCTCTCAGGCAACCTGAATACAGAGCATCCCGCGGAAGACGGTGTAGAGTGAGGCCGCGCCCTCGCCCTGGGGTCGCGGCACCAGTTGCTGCACTGTTTGCTGTCACGTTCCCAGTGCCTGTAGCTGAGTGAGCGTGAGGGAGCAGTTTCTTCacttcctcccctcctttcctgcACTGATGCGGCGTAGGTGCTGTGACTCAGCAGAAGGCGCCTGCGCTTGGTCACAGAGAGCCCAGTGTGTGCAGCCCAGCCCCCCACATTCGTGGACTGCTTTCTTGAAAATCTTGAAGTAACTGTGGGCTATCAGACTATCTGATGGGCGGGTTTTACACACCTGGCTCTGAGGCACACAGCAGGACCCTGACGTGCTTCTGTGATGATCCCAGCCCACCCCTCCGGCTCCCCTGAGTCGGTGTGCGCGCTCCCCTCCGGCTCCCCTGAGTCGAGCTGCCATCGGTGCCCCTATTTCTGGACCAGACAACCGGGCTCTGACAGAAGCCTCCTCCATCTCCGGACGCACGGCCCTGCGCCCTGCCCAGCACCCAGGTGCCACTTCTCACAGCCTGCATCCTGCCTGAGGAGCAGCCATGCAGCAGAGGCAGTCTGGCCAGAGGGCTTTCTCAGCCTTGGTGGACTGGTATGACCCACTAGGAAGCTGTGTGGAGATCACCAGGCCACTCAGCAGATCTGAGAGAGGGACCAGCTTCACGCTGTTGCATCTGGTTGTAAGTGAGATGAGAGGAGGTTATGGGGtaaagcagcagcagaatgcTTACGAGGAAAAGTGCAAGTTTGTCTTTAGTCTCTGACCCTACATGTTCTCATCTCTCAGGGAATTTCCCAGTTAACGGGGGAGGGTTGTCAAAAGAACAGGCCAGTGAGTGAGGGAAACTGTCGAAAGAACGAGAGAGGAAGGGCATTCTAGGAACAGCATAAAGGAAAGATGGAGATTAAATGGGAGCCTGCCTTGGAAGCATGCTCACCCACCGTCAAAGAGTTAGGATGCGGGGAAAGGGAGAGCCCATGCAGAGCGAGAGGAGAACCATCGGGCGAGAGCCCTGAGCCGCGTCGGGGGCCAGCGTGGACGCCAGCAGCAGGAGTCACCTGTTCGCCAGCCTCTCTGCCGCTGACCCACACGGGCAGTGGGGCTGCCCAGGCCTCGTCCCCTCGGGCTCGGAGCCTGGCCCTCGCCCTGCGTCGTCCTGCTGAGGCGTGGCTGGGCAGCCTCGGTGACCGTGTGTCCCCTCACCCCTTCCCGCAGGGAAACCATGCCATCCTCAGGACACCGGCTGCGGGACGTCGAACACCACCCTCTGCTGACCGAGAATGACAGCTACGACTCTGCGGCCTCCTCTCCCGCCGAGGCCGACGCGGCCGACAGAGTGTGGTTCATCCGCGACGGCTGTGGCATGATCTGCGCCGTGCTGACCTGGCTACTGGTTGTGTACGCAGACTTCGTGGTCACGTTCGTCATGCTGCTGCCCTCCAAGGACTTCTGGTACTCCGTGGTCAACGGGGTGGTCTTCAACTGCCTGGCGGTGCTCGCCCTGTCGTCTCACCTGCGGACCATGCTCACTGACCCCGTGAGTGCCCGCCCTCACAGGGCTTTCCTGCCAGTCTGGGCTGGGGAGACACCAGCAGCTGTGGCTGGAGGGCCTCACACTCTGTGGCCTTGGGGTTCAAGTTCTTGGGCACAGGCTAGCGGCCTGGTCTGTAGCATCTCTGGAGCACACACAGCACCCAGATGGAAGTGCTACTGGGGTCTATTCAGGGAGCACAGGTTAGAGGTCGGGCGCCAGGAGAGGCTGCAGGGAAGCTGTCAGGAGGGCTGTGCCCCGGGGAGCGCCCAGGCTGCACTGGGGTAGGACGCAGGGCTGGGGCCATGGTTCTGGGGACATAGCAACAGAAAAACATGCCCTGCAAATGGCTGGAATACGAACGTGAGCTTGAGGAACGTGCCTCAGGTATCCAGGAGGTTTCTTTGGTGGGGTGAGGAGCGTAGGTCACCAGTTGCAGGGACCTGGGGGAGTCATCGGGCAGCCCCAAGGGGGACCAAGGCAGCTGCCCAGGGCTCTGAGCCGCAAAAAGGACCAGAAAATGCGTTCATTTCCTCGCCGTCTGGTCACCACGTGTCGCCTGATGTGTCCCCCCCTCGGGTTGCACATCTGTCCTCTGAGCACGTAGGAGTGCTCTtaagtgggtggggggtgggggtcgcTCGCTTACTGTAGGGCAGCGAGTACGTGTCCGTGAGAACTACGGTGCGGCGCTCCTAAACCTGGTCCCTTTCTTCTTACGGGACCTGGGACCCTCCCCCTATCACTTCCTTCCGGGGATAGGGCGGTCTGCCCGGCTCCTGGGCACCTTGGAGCCCAGTGGTCCTCAGTCTTCACATGCGCGTGCTGGGCTTTGCAGATGTGGTGTCGGCCCAGCCGCGCAGAGCTGGGCTCGGCCCCTGCGTCCCCGGCAGCTTTCTCTGACTGTCTTTACTCCTGCTGACGGCGGTGCCCTGCCGTCTCCCCCACCCTTCCTGTCCCCACACGCCTGCTCTCCCCTCCCTAGTGGGGCTTCTTCTCCAGAAACGTATTTCTGTGTGAAGGACAAGCCCCATGGGGCACAGAAACAAGACCCAGGCTTGTTCCCAGTCCACACAGCCATGGCGTCCAGAATGGTCTCCCAGACATGATCTTCACTGCCTGTGTCCACTGCCCAGAGAGCAGACCCTCCGCCCTGCAGCCTGTGGCCCATGGCCACCCAGCACACAGGCCCTCTGCAGCTCCCCGTGCTGGGGGCTCGCGTGGATGCCCTGTGAGAGCCCCGCTGCCACTCCCACCCCTGGGGCCGGACACCTGGGGGCCAGGGGCCCAGGGCCACACTCCCCAGGCTCGTCTGTTATAGGTCTGCAGGGAAGCATTCATTATGTAACTTTAAAACACGAGATAAAGTCctttttcagactgttttgttcaGCCACCCCCTGTGCAGCTGATAGGAAACCTGTGGGTGCTTATCAGGGACACCCTGCCCAGGAGTGTGGGCAGAGCCGGCTGCCCAGGGTGGAGGGGGAGTGGCTGAGCAAACACAGCCAGCCTCTGGCGTGTCCTGCATGAAGTTGGAAAAATCCAGGTGACTCGCCAAATTATGAAGGATAATGTGCTATTTGAGTTCATTTTATAGcttgtttaattttcatgaaaacaAAACTTCTGGTCCTATGTTATGTGAGTAATAGCTGTTCTTCACAGTGATATAAGTGGCAAGGACAGCATTATAAATAACACCTAAGTCTAATTCCTAAATTTActggggtttttttctttctaaaacttcCTTCCTCCCAGCTAAAATACATTGTCATTAAACCGTAGGGGGCGGTACCCAAAGGAAACGCTACTAAAGAGTACATGGAGAGCCTGCAGCTGAAGCCCGGAGAGGTGATCTACAAGTGCCCCAAGTGCTGCTGCATCAAGCCTGAGCGCGCCCACCACTGCAGGCACGGCGGCTCCGCCCGGGGGGTCGCGGgccccggggcgggggggggggggggggggcctgaGCGCGCCCACCACTGCAGGCacggggcggtggggggggccTGAGCGCCCACCGCTGACAGCAGAGAACCCGTTTCCAGGCAGCCTGAATACCCACCACTGGAGGGACCCCCATCCTTAGGGCAGCCTGAGCAACCCCCCGCCAGGGCCACTTCGAAAGGACATCCTGAGCACCCACCTTCCCTGGGGCAGGATCTCCCGGGTGACCTCTTAGCAGAGCTGTTTTCAATGGGTGGGGTTTCCTCAGCACAGAATAGTGAAAAGCTAACTTCTGCTTTTCAGCATTTGCAAAAGATGTATTCGGAAAATGGACCATCACTGCCCGTGGGTGAACAACTGTGTCGGAGAAAAGAATCAGAGATTTTTTGTGCTCTTCACTGTGAGTAAAGATACTACTCCTGTAGTGACTTGTGTTGAGTCTTAATTCTTTATATACTGTCTTACCTGGAGCGAGGGTACGTTTATTCTGACATCAGACCTGCAGTCCCTTCTCTGGGGTTCAGATTACAACTGTGTTGTTGCTGGTGGGGAGGCACCCAGCAGTGAGGGTGGGTTGCCCGTTGCTCCAGGTGTTCGCTGTGACTTAACTCTCTCCTGGATACCTTGA
The nucleotide sequence above comes from Bos indicus x Bos taurus breed Angus x Brahman F1 hybrid chromosome 18, Bos_hybrid_MaternalHap_v2.0, whole genome shotgun sequence. Encoded proteins:
- the ZDHHC7 gene encoding palmitoyltransferase ZDHHC7, whose product is MPSSGHRLRDVEHHPLLTENDSYDSAASSPAEADAADRVWFIRDGCGMICAVLTWLLVVYADFVVTFVMLLPSKDFWYSVVNGVVFNCLAVLALSSHLRTMLTDPGAVPKGNATKEYMESLQLKPGEVIYKCPKCCCIKPERAHHCSICKRCIRKMDHHCPWVNNCVGEKNQRFFVLFTMYIALASVHALVLCGLQFIACVRGQWTECSDFSPPVTVILLIFLCLEGLLFFTFTAVMFGTQIHSICNDETEIERLKSEKPTWERRLRWEGMKSVFGGPPSLLWMNPFVGFRFRRLQTRPRKGAPEFSV